GATTCCAGTCTCCTAATCGCTCAAGAAAATTTTGCATCATAAAAACTTTGGATTTTAGATTTTAGATTTTGGATTGAGAAAGACTTTTTTAGGCTTAACTCTCACCTAATACCATTTCTGTATGAAGATGCATCTCATTAGCCCGCGTAGGCGGGCTTTGTTTGTATAGCCTCACATTAGAAATGTGAGGCTATATTGCAGCCCTCAAAATCGTGACATTCTTTTTTCAAATTGGTCTAATCTTTGACTAGCAATGCTTTTGTAGCAGATTCTCCTAAAATCTTCACTTGCTCGACTAACTGCCAAATTAACAACCCTAAAATTGCTAACTCTCCCAACCAAGCTACAAAAATCGTAGGTGTTGAACTAAATTCCAAACTGACCCATGGCAAAGTAGAAAATAACCAAAAAATGGGATATGTAGAAGGTTTCAGATGAAAGATTGCTAGCGCGAATTGAGGTAAGAAAAACAGTGCAAACACAATACCAAATGCCCAGAAAAACCGTTTTTTCGTTTTCATCAATAACGCTCTTTGTACGATCGCAGCACAAACCATCATCAAGGTGATAAACATAGCTACCCCTAAAATTGCGTTTAATCTATCAACCTGATTAATCCACAAATTTAAACTAGAGGTATGCTTAACATTTAAAGCGGGTACTAGTAAAAGCCAAATCATGAACGGAGTAGTTGCGATCGCAAGATAAATCAATGCTGCTACTAGTATCGGGCTTTTTTCACGCCAAATTAGATCGGTTAGCCAGAAGTTATTTTTCACACTTTGATTGCCAGAAACATTTTGGTGTCGGTATCTTGCCCAATCCTGTACGGTTTGACGGTGAGGTGAGAGAGTTGCAAGTAACCCAAAAAATAGAAATAAGTTAAAGAATAGAATCCATCCAAAATTTTCAGAAATTTGATAATTCACATCGTAAAAACTAACGCAAGCACCATTTGGAGTACAGGGCTGCGAATAATTTTTCGTATACTGTAAAGTAAACCCCCAAAGAAGAACTTGAGTACAAGCGACCAGAAAATAACTTTGACCCTTACTTAAGAGACTTGTATTTGAGTTACGGAAGCAGCGTGTTAGTCCTTGCCACAAACAGTAAATCCATAACCCGTAATTTAATAAATGCAAACTCACTAAGCCTAAAAGACTTTTTCCTACTGGTAGATAGAAAAACTGCACGTTTTGCAGCATTTCCCAATTGTACCGATGGAGAAACAAATTTGGAAAAAGGTATGCTGTTATGTCCAGTGGACTGAACAGTTGAAACCAGATAGCTGAATACCTGACGTATGGACTAGACCATATCGACTGCATTGTAATTATCAGAAACAGTAAAACTGCACCACTACCCAACCAAGGCTGAAAACCACTAAACCAACGGCAATATAAACCAAAGAGTAGTGCAGCACTGTAGAAGAAAATACAACAAGCGATTGTGACTGCCCAGAAATTTAAAATATGACTGGTCGCTATATTGGCACTACGTCCTGTAAATAGATGAAAGGGCAATGCTGCTAAGATAACGAGATAGATTAATATTGGAACACCTAGCATTTTGCCAATCAAAATACTTGTTGCTGGCTGAGGGCTGAGACGAATAAAATTGAGAGTTCCTCGCCGTTCTTCTGTGGCTAAGTTATCGATCAGCAAATAAGTGCCTGCTACTAACAACGTGAAGAGAAAAACTACAGTGAGTGTAGAGAAAATGTATTGCCAGTGGTCGCGCCACCACATTTGCATATTAATTTGGTCAACGGGGCAATACTGACTTGATAGCTCGGAGACTTTTTGATGTAATCTATCGACTTGCGATTGTAATTCAGCAATTTTGTTTTTTTCAAAAGGGTCAGTCCTGCTATATTTACTTATTTGTTGGGAAAGGTTTTCTATTTGCCGACTAAGAATCTGCCGTTTTTCTATGGCTTCCGAACGGAAAAAACAGTATTGTCCTTCTATTGAATAAAATTCAGTGGGTAGTTCCCGCAATTGATAGAGAAATAGCACTAGTTGACTAAAAAACGATACAGCAACTGCGCTCGCAACATTAAAACCCTTTAAGCGTCCTTTAATTTCCCTAAAAAACTGTGGGTTCCAATCACCCAGCTTATTTATTAAATCATTCATATTTCAGATTTTGAATTTTGGATTATTTAAGATGCTTGCTTGTGACCTAAGTTGAGAAAAATCGTTTCTAAATCTTCTTGAGTGGTGTGAAAATCAGTGAGGGGAATATTGGCTGATATTAGCGATCGCAACAAATCCGCACCATCTTCTTGTTTTCCAGAAAAATTAACACGCACGCTATTCTTAGCAGGTAAAACTTCCCATTCTTGTACGAAAGGATTATTTTTTAATTCGCCTAATAGTTCTGGTAATTTTCCTAAAGTAGAGATCTCAATTTGTTGACGAGAAAGGCGCTGATAGAGTTGTTGGAGAGAAGTACTTTCCACTAAAAAACCAAGTTCCATGATTCCCACAGATGTACACAGTTCTGCTAAATCGCTAAGAACGTGAGAGGAAATTAATATTGTCATTCCCGCTTCTTGCAAAACTTTAATGATTTCACGAAACTGCATCCTAGCAATAGGATCGAGTCCGGAGACTGGTTCATCTAATAGTAATACAATGGGTTCGTGGATGATGGTTCTTGCAAGACACAGGCGTTGTTTCATCCCTCGTGACAGGGTAGAAATCAGACTATTTCGCTTGTTACCTAATTGAATAAGTTCTAAAACCTCATGTAGGCGTTGAGTGCGACGTGGATCGCGCAACCGATACAGGCGGGCAAAATAATCTAAGTAGTCCCAGACAGTGAGTTCCTCGTAAAGAGGATAGTCATCTGGTAAGTAACCCAAGCGTCTTTTGAGAGTGGGGTTGCTTTTGTCCCGTAGTAAGCGATCGCCGTTTATATAAATCTCACCCGTTGTCGGCTCTTCAGCAGCCGCCAACATCCGGATGAGAGTTGTTTTCCCTGCACCATTAGGACCGATTAACCCATAAACTTCACCTGACAGGATTTCCAAGTCGATATTATTGACAGCAACGTGTCTGTCAAATTGCTTAGTCAGTCCACGGGTATGAATAGCCAGTTCTTTTGTCATAACTAATAGGCTTGGAGTTTGCAATTATACCGATTGGTTTTCCGCATCATACTGACTGTTCTTTTGATACAAAAAACGCCATTACCCGCACAGTAAATAACCGTACTGATGCGTTAGTGATTTTACTTGAGATGTTCAACTCGAATAATTGAGTACAGCAAGCTTAGCCTTTAATTTCAGAACTTGTCAGGATGGTTTCGGAAAATGCAACCAGCTTTAAAGAAAGTATTTTTTTGTACTAAAAAAATTTATCAAATTTTTATATTCAGTTAAAAGTATTACATTTTGTAAAGTACTAATAGCATGGCATTCAAAATTCGTGTATGGTTTTTACTTAATTTTCTAAACTTAAGTAAGTAATTTTTATTACTTTTTTGAGTAATTCTAACTAAATAGTTCAATTGTGCTAAGGTGTGAGAAAGTGATTCCAGAGTTTGATGAGAACGGTAATTTACCACCAGGAGTACACTGGGTAGAATGGGAGGAATTTAAGGAAAGATTTGG
This genomic interval from Scytonema hofmannii PCC 7110 contains the following:
- a CDS encoding ABC transporter ATP-binding protein, encoding MTKELAIHTRGLTKQFDRHVAVNNIDLEILSGEVYGLIGPNGAGKTTLIRMLAAAEEPTTGEIYINGDRLLRDKSNPTLKRRLGYLPDDYPLYEELTVWDYLDYFARLYRLRDPRRTQRLHEVLELIQLGNKRNSLISTLSRGMKQRLCLARTIIHEPIVLLLDEPVSGLDPIARMQFREIIKVLQEAGMTILISSHVLSDLAELCTSVGIMELGFLVESTSLQQLYQRLSRQQIEISTLGKLPELLGELKNNPFVQEWEVLPAKNSVRVNFSGKQEDGADLLRSLISANIPLTDFHTTQEDLETIFLNLGHKQAS